In the genome of Shewanella denitrificans OS217, the window CGTGTTGTTACCTGTGTTGGATTTAGATGATTTGATGGCGGTAAACGTGACCGATGTTCGCGGCATGTTTGTTGAGCCTGTGTCAAAAGCATCGAACCGTTATCAGGCAGATTATTTCACTTTGGTCGATTTCGATAAGCAAGGTTCTCACATTAATTTTACCCTTGCCTTGTACGATAAAACCCGTACCAATGGCGTCTTGATGCCATTATTGCGACATCAAGGTCAAGCTGCGGATTATCAGCAAGCGGCTAAAGATGTGATGGAGAAGTTAGCCAACTACTTTGTTAGCCAATATGCGATAGCAGCAACAGGTGAAGGTAATGAAACTGAAGTCACCTTTATGGGCCTCGGCAAAATGACTCAAACTGTGGCCTTAGAAAGTTATTTACGCCAATTGAGTGCGGTCAAAAATATTAAAGTAAGCCAGATAAAAGGTGACAGCATTCGCTATCAGGTTGAACTATTTGGCACAGTGGAAGATCTGCAGCGGTTATTGAATTTAGACCCTCGCCTGAATGCCATAGACAGTCAAGGGGGCGTCGATGCTTATTATGCGCCGCAAAGCACATCGGCCCAAGAATTACTCTATCAGTGGCGCGGTTAGTTATGTGCAGTATGAGTCTATGTTAGACTCACACTGCGAGTTTGATTTAATTTTGAGAGCATTGAGTGACCCAAAACTCACCGAGACAGTTATCTTTACCCGTCTATTTACCTGACGATGAAACTTTTCAGAGTTATTACCCGGCCTCGGGTAATGATGAACTGATCCAAAAGTTGCAAGCCAGTGCGCAAGGGGGATTAAGTTCTTCCTTGTATATTTACGGACCGGTAAAGTCCGGCCGCACGCATCTGATGCACGCCGCCTGTGCGTTAGCGAACGATAAAGACAGGCGTACCTTGTATATTCCCCTCGGGATCCACGCCAGTATTTCACCGGCGTTATTCGAAGGCTTAGAATCCCTTGAGCTTATCTGTATCGATGATATTGATGCCATCGCAGGTCACCCCATTTGGGAAGAGGCGATATTTCATCTCTATAATCGCATTGCTGAGCACAAAGATTGTCATTTGATTGTCAGTGGTAAAGCCTCGCCAACGGAAGCGGGTTTTTTATTACCTGACTTAGTGTCACGGATGCAGTGGGGGTTAATTTATCAACTCCAACCTATGGCAGATGATGAGAAGTTACTGGCATTGCAGCGCCGTGCTGCCATGCGGGGGTTACAGCTTTCAGATGAGGTAGGGCGCTTTTTATTGACTCGAATGGCACGAGACCTGCGTACCTTATTTGATGTGCTCGATAAGCTAGATAAAGCCTCAATGGTGCATCAGCGTAAGCTGACCATACCCTTTATTAAAGAAATGCTTAGGTTGTAGTTAGTCCAACCACCTATGACAACAATAAGGCCAGCATTTGCTGGCCTTATTGTTATTCGTTGTATTTCTTATTGGGCTTTACCGTGGTGATCGCCGCTGAGCTGAAGCGGCATGTTATTCACCCTTTCAGTTAATGGCTGTTGAGCGTCAGCACTTGTTTTAGCTGCCTTGGCATTTGCAGGGCTGGGATTGCTTAGACTCAAGTTTGCAGCCCAGCTCTGGCCAACTGTCATCTGCTGCACCGGGGGGAGGGCAGCAAGTACAGTCTGGCTATTGAGCTCTGGCATCATATTATCTAAAACATAACTGACTCGACTTTTTATGCTTGGATCTGCGATACGGCCCCGTTGTCCAAAGGCTACTACTATGGTGTCTGCGCTGGCATTGGCTGGCTTGTCTGTCACAGCCACATCACGCCTTATGCCCAAACGATAGCTCATCATGGCTTCTTCAAATAACATGGCGGCATCTTCTCGGGTTGAAGTATAGGCATAATAATCGTTGGCCTTGTCTGGAGCGAAGAAACTTGCCACATCGCTTGATTGATAGCTTTTATCTAGGCTGGTAGCCGTGTCGCCCTTAAAACTTACCTTTGCCAAGGCATACATCTGTTGGCTTAATAGCGGAAAGTTTGCACTTAATTGGTCTGAAATCAACGCCTTGGCATTATTTCTACGGCTAAAATCGTCCAGTAGGGTTGGGCCTTGAATATTACTATGTACGCTGCGTGGGAAGAAGTCATTGGCATGGGCCAGTTCATGATATAACAGCGATGCTAGGCTCGGCGTCAGATCGGCAATCGTGCGAGGTTGGCGCTGAGTTTTAGCAAAGGATTGACTGGCGTATTGGTTATTTTTCACATAGCGCCAAGGCATTAAAAAGTTGAGTTCTTTACCAAAATCGCTGCGATAATCGGCGGCTTCATTAATGGTGTCTCGCTGAGCTGGGGTGAGCCAGAGGTTTTCAGGATCCAAATAGATGGCACCGGTCACTACCCAGTAGAAAGATGGCCTAATATCATAGCTGATGACGATAGCAGTGACAGACTGCAGCAATTTGGCAAAGTCGCTATTCATGTCCACTTGGGTTAAGAAAGCTTCAAAGTTCTTGCCCATCCAATCGTGAGACACCACCACTCTGTCCATGATGGCAGCGCGGCTGGCATTGGGACTCACCTGACCTATCAGTGGCAAGCGAGTCATTACGTTACAGGCATTGACCAACTGATTGGAATAGACGCAGCCCGTCAATATTTGACTGTAGCTTGACTGAGTATAACTGTGAGTTCGCGCAACAGGCGTGTCGAAATAGCTCGAGCTTATACTGCTCTCTTGGGTGGCAAGTAGGTATACGTCATCGGTTAAGCTTTCTCCGCCAAACTCACCACTGGCGATTAAATGAATGACTTCGTCTTGGTTGACGTTAGGCGCCGTAAAGAGGGGTTTTTCCTTGTCATCAAGATTAAGGCTGACAGTGGGGCCACTTGCCTGACACCAGCTAATATTGCCGATAGCCTGGTTGTTTTTGCGCCCAAGCCTTAGACTAATATCATTATTTTCAACCACTTGATGATCTAAGCGAACATTGAGTTGATTGCTCTGACTAGCATCCACATTAATTTGCACTGCTGCGCTGGCGAACTGTTGATTAGTACTTTGAACTTGGGTGGTTAGGGTAAACTCATAACTGCCCGCCTCAATGAGATCAAAGGCTAATAGGGGGCTGTTGACGCTGGCCAATGCAAGGGCTGGCCCCGCAGTTTGCTGCCAGCTAAAACGTAGCCCTGCAGTATTACGGTTAGTAAGCTTTGCCAGTATCATGGCCGATTGGCCGACTTGATAATGACTTTCAATCATGAAGCTTAAATCTGTCCCTGTGGTGACAGTTTGAAGCTGATTGCTCGCAGTGCAGCTACTGACTGGCGGCAGGGTCGTGGGCGGCGTGATAACAGGCGGGGCGACTGGGGCTGTTCCATCTGAACCGCCTCCACCACAAGCACTTAATAGTGTCATGCAGCAAAGGCTGCCGGCTAAAACCCGCTTATATTGTATATCCATATTCACCATCCCTATTTAAATAATCTTACTATTCAAGCAGTAAGTATGGCGCAGCAGTTAATTTATTATTGTGATTATTTCGTGTTTGATAGTTTTGCCGCTTCGACTGCCGCGCGTTCTTCAGCTTCTACTACAGATTTCTTCTTCAATCCAAGGCCAAGCTCGCGTCCGCGCAATCTGGCATAGAAGGGAAAACTTAACAGTAGTAGCCCTATGAGTACCACTTCAATTAACGCAAAAATTTGTGCTGTTTCTGTGACATAAAGTAAGGTTAAACCGTGCAGCATATACAAACACAAGATAAAACTCGCCCAAGCATAGGTATAAGGGTGGCCCTTAATGATGCCTCTTACCGGTAACAGGATAGGGATTATCCACAATAAGCTAAACAATAATGAATACTGCCCTTCTAAACCTTGGGTGATAAAACGGCCGGCGAGCAGGCAAATAAGGCCTAAGTAACCAAGGCGGCTGAGTTGAAATAAGTGCTGAGAAGTCATCATTTTATAATATCGCTAATACGTTTTCAGGAGGGCGACCTATGGCTGCTTTGCCATTAGCCAGTACTATGGGGCGCTCAATCAACTTTGGTGTGCTGATCATAGCCTGGATGAGTTCAGCCTCAGTTAGGCTGATATCATCTAAGCCTAGGGCCTTGTATTCGGTTTCCTTGGTACGCATCAACTGCCTTGCTGAGATATTAAGCCGGCGTAATAGCTCAGCGATGTCATCGGCAGTGGGCGTCTGTTTTAAGTATTCGACTACCTTAATTTTCAGACCACGGTTTTCCAGTAGGGCTAAGGTTTCACGGCTTTTAGAGCAGCGTG includes:
- a CDS encoding DUF2066 domain-containing protein, whose amino-acid sequence is MLHSVHLFLMRLSDQMLKKMPMKPLITQLFALSLLLFTSLSQGVEISKLDEAEVVVASRANDVKAKALGQALASVFLKNSGTPSVLAHPLVKMQLKQPDVLLVQYGYTEVNGELILTASFDHQRIINTLRQADLPVWGSQRPLTLFWLALDEGGDKVLLADSSVSELRQELELSSRNNGIPVLLPVLDLDDLMAVNVTDVRGMFVEPVSKASNRYQADYFTLVDFDKQGSHINFTLALYDKTRTNGVLMPLLRHQGQAADYQQAAKDVMEKLANYFVSQYAIAATGEGNETEVTFMGLGKMTQTVALESYLRQLSAVKNIKVSQIKGDSIRYQVELFGTVEDLQRLLNLDPRLNAIDSQGGVDAYYAPQSTSAQELLYQWRG
- a CDS encoding DUF2069 domain-containing protein, producing MTSQHLFQLSRLGYLGLICLLAGRFITQGLEGQYSLLFSLLWIIPILLPVRGIIKGHPYTYAWASFILCLYMLHGLTLLYVTETAQIFALIEVVLIGLLLLSFPFYARLRGRELGLGLKKKSVVEAEERAAVEAAKLSNTK
- the arsC gene encoding arsenate reductase (glutaredoxin) (This arsenate reductase requires both glutathione and glutaredoxin to convert arsenate to arsenite, after which the efflux transporter formed by ArsA and ArsB can extrude the arsenite from the cell, providing resistance.), with translation MTEISIYHNPRCSKSRETLALLENRGLKIKVVEYLKQTPTADDIAELLRRLNISARQLMRTKETEYKALGLDDISLTEAELIQAMISTPKLIERPIVLANGKAAIGRPPENVLAIL
- the hda gene encoding DnaA inactivator Hda, translating into MTQNSPRQLSLPVYLPDDETFQSYYPASGNDELIQKLQASAQGGLSSSLYIYGPVKSGRTHLMHAACALANDKDRRTLYIPLGIHASISPALFEGLESLELICIDDIDAIAGHPIWEEAIFHLYNRIAEHKDCHLIVSGKASPTEAGFLLPDLVSRMQWGLIYQLQPMADDEKLLALQRRAAMRGLQLSDEVGRFLLTRMARDLRTLFDVLDKLDKASMVHQRKLTIPFIKEMLRL